A single Pseudomonas sp. HN11 DNA region contains:
- a CDS encoding NADP-dependent oxidoreductase — MPQEPTLNQRIVLVSRPQGAPTPENFRLERVNLPELADGQVLLKTLYLSLDPYMRGRMSDAPSYAAPVEIDEVMTGGAVSRIEQSRNPKFEVGDLVVGSTGWQSHSISDGRNLMPVPKGLASPSMALGVLGMPGMTAYMGLMDIGQPQAGETLVVAAASGAVGSVVGQVAKLKGLRVVGIAGGADKCRYVVDELGFDACVDHKSENFADELTQACFKGVDIYFENVGGKVFDAVVPLLNPKARIPLCGLIAGYNAHEAPSGPDRLPALQRTLLTKRARIQGFIVFDDYGDRQPEFLSAMAPWVRDGKIKFREDVVEGLEHAPEAFIGLLEGRNFGKLVVRI; from the coding sequence ATGCCTCAAGAACCGACCCTGAACCAGCGCATTGTCCTGGTCTCACGCCCGCAGGGCGCACCGACCCCGGAAAACTTTCGGCTGGAGCGCGTGAATCTGCCGGAGTTGGCAGACGGCCAGGTCCTGCTGAAAACCCTGTACCTGTCCCTCGATCCCTACATGCGCGGACGTATGAGCGACGCCCCGTCCTACGCGGCTCCCGTGGAAATCGACGAAGTGATGACTGGCGGCGCTGTCAGCCGCATCGAACAGTCACGTAATCCAAAATTCGAAGTAGGCGACCTGGTGGTCGGCTCGACTGGCTGGCAGAGCCACAGCATTTCCGATGGTCGCAACCTGATGCCGGTGCCCAAGGGCTTGGCCAGCCCGTCCATGGCCCTCGGTGTGCTGGGAATGCCGGGCATGACCGCCTATATGGGCCTGATGGACATCGGCCAGCCCCAGGCTGGGGAAACCCTGGTAGTCGCCGCAGCGTCCGGCGCGGTGGGGTCGGTGGTGGGGCAGGTGGCCAAGCTCAAGGGCTTGCGCGTGGTCGGCATCGCCGGTGGCGCGGACAAGTGCCGCTACGTGGTGGATGAGCTGGGCTTTGATGCCTGCGTCGATCACAAAAGTGAAAACTTCGCCGACGAATTGACCCAGGCTTGCTTCAAGGGGGTGGACATTTATTTTGAAAACGTCGGAGGCAAGGTATTTGACGCCGTGGTGCCGCTGCTCAATCCCAAGGCCCGCATTCCGCTGTGTGGGCTGATCGCCGGCTACAACGCCCATGAAGCGCCCAGTGGTCCCGACCGGCTGCCGGCCCTGCAACGCACGCTGCTGACCAAGCGCGCACGCATCCAGGGCTTTATCGTGTTCGATGACTACGGCGATCGCCAGCCCGAATTCCTCAGCGCCATGGCGCCGTGGGTGCGCGACGGCAAGATCAAATTCCGCGAGGATGTCGTCGAGGGTCTGGAGCACGCGCCAGAGGCCTTTATCGGTCTACTGGAAGGACGCAACTTCGGTAAGTTGGTCGTGCGCA
- a CDS encoding YbaB/EbfC family nucleoid-associated protein, translating to MMKGGMAGLMKQAQQMQEKMAKMQEELANAEVTGKAGGDMVSVVMTGRHDIKRVSIDPSVLPGVGEDDLEMLEALFAAAVNDAVRKIEANSQEKMGGMTAGMQLPPGMKLPF from the coding sequence ATGATGAAAGGTGGCATGGCCGGCCTGATGAAGCAGGCGCAGCAGATGCAGGAAAAGATGGCCAAGATGCAGGAAGAACTGGCCAACGCCGAAGTCACCGGTAAAGCCGGTGGCGATATGGTCAGCGTGGTGATGACCGGTCGTCACGACATCAAGCGTGTGAGCATCGACCCAAGCGTGCTGCCTGGTGTTGGTGAAGATGACCTGGAAATGCTCGAAGCCTTGTTCGCTGCGGCCGTCAATGACGCGGTGCGCAAGATCGAAGCCAACAGCCAGGAAAAAATGGGCGGCATGACCGCGGGCATGCAATTGCCGCCGGGCATGAAGCTGCCGTTCTGA